One stretch of Xanthomonas sp. DAR 35659 DNA includes these proteins:
- a CDS encoding MBL fold metallo-hydrolase translates to MKLWSIQGNSQKLDGGAMFGNAPKALWQQWAAPDDGNRIALACRALLARPLAGKTVLFETGIGAFFPPALRERYGVQEERHVLLDSLAEAGVAHTDIDVVVLSHLHFDHAGGLLAPWRDGAAPALLFPNARFLVGAAHWQRARQPHPRDRASFIPELPGLLEASGRLELVDGAYSQTLGEAVRFHFSDGHTPGLMLAEIVGARQADGQPHGGVAFCADLIPGRPWVHVPITMGYDRNAELLIDEKRAFLEDALARNVHLFFTHDPDCALAQLTRDAKGRFVTTHALPALQARSLAEQGAPALPG, encoded by the coding sequence ATGAAACTCTGGTCCATCCAAGGCAACTCGCAGAAGCTCGACGGCGGCGCGATGTTCGGCAACGCGCCCAAGGCGCTGTGGCAGCAGTGGGCCGCGCCGGACGACGGCAACCGCATCGCGCTGGCCTGCCGCGCGCTGCTGGCGCGGCCGCTGGCCGGCAAGACGGTGCTGTTCGAGACCGGCATCGGCGCGTTCTTCCCGCCGGCGCTGCGCGAGCGCTATGGCGTGCAGGAGGAGCGCCACGTGCTGCTGGACTCGCTGGCCGAAGCCGGCGTGGCGCACACCGACATCGACGTGGTGGTGCTGAGCCATCTGCACTTCGACCATGCCGGCGGCCTGCTGGCGCCGTGGCGCGATGGCGCGGCGCCGGCGCTGCTGTTCCCGAACGCACGCTTCCTGGTCGGCGCGGCGCATTGGCAGCGCGCGCGGCAGCCGCATCCGCGCGACCGCGCCAGCTTCATCCCCGAGTTGCCGGGCCTGCTCGAGGCCAGCGGGCGCCTGGAACTGGTCGATGGCGCGTATTCGCAGACGCTGGGCGAGGCGGTGCGCTTCCATTTCAGCGACGGCCATACGCCGGGGCTGATGCTCGCCGAGATCGTCGGCGCGCGGCAGGCCGATGGCCAGCCGCATGGCGGCGTCGCGTTCTGCGCCGACCTCATCCCCGGGCGGCCCTGGGTGCACGTGCCGATCACCATGGGCTACGACCGCAACGCCGAGTTGCTGATCGACGAGAAGCGCGCGTTCCTGGAGGACGCATTGGCCCGTAACGTCCATCTGTTCTTCACCCACGACCCGGACTGCGCCCTGGCGCAGCTGACGCGCGACGCCAAGGGCCGGTTCGTCACCACCCATGCGCTGCCGGCGCTGCAGGCCAGGTCGCTGGCGGAGCAGGGCGCGCCAGCGCTTCCCGGCTAG
- the upp gene encoding uracil phosphoribosyltransferase produces the protein MKIVEVRHPLVQHKIGLLRDAALSTKGFRELVTELGTLLGYEATADLETETHTMLGWAGPTQVQRIAGAKITLVPILRAGLGMLPGVLALIPAARVSVVGLQRDEETLQPVPYFERLTGRLEERDALILDPMLATGGTLIATVDMLKRAGARRIKGIFLVAAPEGLKALEAAHQDVEVYTAAIDDHLNDKGYILPGLGDAGDRIFGTRMG, from the coding sequence ATGAAGATCGTCGAAGTCCGCCATCCGCTGGTGCAGCACAAGATCGGCCTGTTGCGCGATGCCGCGCTGAGCACCAAGGGCTTCCGCGAACTGGTCACCGAGCTGGGCACGCTGCTCGGCTACGAGGCCACCGCCGATCTGGAGACCGAGACCCACACCATGCTGGGCTGGGCCGGCCCGACCCAGGTGCAGCGCATCGCCGGCGCCAAGATCACCCTGGTGCCGATCCTGCGCGCCGGGCTGGGCATGCTGCCCGGCGTGCTGGCGCTGATTCCCGCGGCGCGGGTCAGCGTGGTCGGCCTGCAGCGCGACGAGGAGACGCTGCAGCCGGTGCCCTACTTCGAGCGTCTCACCGGGCGCCTGGAGGAGCGCGACGCGCTGATCCTGGACCCGATGCTGGCCACCGGCGGCACCCTCATCGCCACCGTGGACATGCTCAAGCGCGCCGGCGCGCGGCGGATCAAGGGCATCTTCCTGGTCGCCGCGCCGGAGGGGCTCAAGGCGCTGGAGGCGGCGCACCAGGACGTGGAGGTGTACACCGCCGCGATCGACGACCATCTCAACGACAAGGGCTACATCCTGCCTGGCCTCGGCGACGCCGGCGATCGCATCTTCGGCACCCGGATGGGCTGA
- a CDS encoding YfhL family 4Fe-4S dicluster ferredoxin, whose product MSLKINELCVNCDVCEPACPNQAIAMGETIYVIDPARCTECVGHFDEPQCVVVCPVECIDPDPAIPESHAQLLAKLLRLQRDHPELYSQESPAA is encoded by the coding sequence ATGTCCCTCAAGATCAACGAGCTCTGCGTCAACTGCGACGTCTGCGAGCCGGCCTGCCCGAATCAGGCCATCGCGATGGGCGAGACGATCTATGTGATCGACCCGGCCCGTTGCACCGAATGCGTCGGCCATTTCGACGAGCCGCAATGCGTGGTGGTGTGCCCGGTCGAATGCATCGACCCGGATCCGGCGATCCCGGAAAGCCACGCCCAGTTGCTGGCCAAGTTGCTGCGATTGCAGCGCGACCATCCCGAGTTGTACTCACAGGAGTCCCCCGCCGCATGA
- the queA gene encoding tRNA preQ1(34) S-adenosylmethionine ribosyltransferase-isomerase QueA — translation MKKSDFRYDLPEELIAQAPLAERSASRLLLVPPAPAPFEDRQIRDLPQLLQPGDLLVFNDTRVIPARLFGQKSTGGRVEILIERLLGGQRARAQLGVSKSPKAGARIALDAGGEAEVLERDGAFYVLQFHVSDTLEAWLQHAGRLPLPPYIRREPGLDDRERYQTVFAREAGAVAAPTAGLHFDAPLLEALQARGVGVGHVTLHVGAGTFQPVRVEALDQHVMHREWLNVGASLVEQVRRTRAAGGRVIAIGTTVVRALESASKDGELHPFAGETQIFILPGYRIRSVDAMVTNFHLPESTLLMMVSAFAGRERIFDAYRHAIAQRYRFFSYGDAMLLWGAA, via the coding sequence TTGAAGAAGTCCGATTTCCGCTACGACCTGCCCGAAGAACTGATCGCGCAGGCGCCGCTGGCCGAACGCTCGGCCAGTCGCCTGTTGCTGGTGCCGCCGGCGCCGGCGCCGTTCGAGGACCGCCAGATCCGCGACCTGCCGCAGTTGCTGCAGCCCGGCGACCTGCTGGTGTTCAACGACACCCGGGTGATTCCGGCGCGCCTGTTCGGGCAGAAAAGCACCGGCGGCCGCGTGGAGATCCTGATCGAGCGCCTGCTCGGCGGCCAGCGCGCCCGCGCGCAACTGGGGGTGAGCAAGTCGCCCAAGGCCGGCGCGCGCATCGCCCTCGACGCCGGCGGCGAGGCCGAGGTGCTGGAGCGCGACGGCGCGTTCTACGTGCTGCAGTTCCACGTGTCCGACACGCTGGAGGCGTGGCTGCAACACGCCGGGCGGCTGCCGCTGCCGCCGTACATCCGCCGCGAGCCGGGGCTGGACGACCGCGAACGCTACCAGACCGTGTTCGCGCGCGAGGCGGGTGCGGTCGCCGCGCCGACCGCCGGCCTGCACTTCGATGCGCCGTTGCTGGAGGCGCTGCAGGCGCGCGGCGTCGGCGTCGGCCACGTCACCCTGCACGTGGGCGCCGGCACCTTCCAGCCGGTGCGGGTGGAGGCGCTGGATCAGCACGTGATGCACCGCGAATGGCTCAACGTCGGCGCCAGCCTGGTCGAGCAGGTGCGGCGCACGCGCGCGGCCGGCGGCCGCGTGATCGCGATCGGCACCACGGTCGTGCGCGCATTGGAAAGCGCGTCCAAGGACGGCGAACTGCACCCCTTCGCCGGCGAGACGCAGATCTTCATCCTGCCCGGCTACCGCATCCGCAGCGTCGATGCGATGGTCACCAACTTCCATCTGCCGGAAAGCACCCTGCTGATGATGGTCTCGGCCTTCGCCGGGCGCGAGCGCATCTTCGATGCGTACCGGCATGCGATCGCGCAGCGCTACCGCTTCTTCAGCTACGGCGACGCGATGCTGCTGTGGGGCGCCGCGTAG
- a CDS encoding alpha/beta hydrolase, producing MKFLAVMLAAFGAASALDAHAAAWQPEPGHVQIPIWPATPPDAQPVAGPEFVTTRNIVAGGTWTAAERVSVPTMTVYSPKGRNTGAAVVVFPGGGYWVLAMDLEGTEVCDWLTSRGITCVLLKYRVPGDRQQPQSGPYPKSAMALQDAQRTVGLVRARAAQWQIDPHKIGVLGFSAGGHLVAAISTHFERRLYPPVDAADAQSCRPDFAVALYPGHLWIDDEKFELNPDVPVSERTPPTFLLHAEDDPVDGINQSLVYYIALKNAGVPVEMHLYPNGGHAFGLRPGKSPITRWPALVDTWLHTIGMTPQ from the coding sequence ATGAAATTCCTTGCCGTCATGCTGGCCGCGTTCGGCGCGGCATCGGCCCTGGACGCGCATGCCGCAGCCTGGCAACCCGAGCCCGGACACGTGCAGATCCCCATCTGGCCGGCAACGCCGCCCGACGCGCAGCCGGTGGCAGGGCCGGAATTCGTCACGACACGCAACATCGTGGCCGGAGGGACGTGGACCGCTGCCGAACGCGTGTCCGTGCCGACGATGACGGTCTATTCGCCGAAGGGGCGCAATACCGGCGCCGCCGTGGTGGTGTTTCCGGGAGGCGGTTACTGGGTCCTGGCCATGGATCTGGAAGGCACCGAAGTGTGCGACTGGCTCACCTCGCGCGGCATCACCTGCGTGCTGCTGAAGTACCGCGTTCCGGGCGACCGCCAGCAGCCGCAGTCGGGCCCTTACCCGAAGTCAGCGATGGCGTTGCAGGATGCGCAGCGCACCGTCGGCCTGGTACGCGCACGCGCGGCGCAATGGCAGATCGATCCGCACAAGATCGGCGTGCTGGGCTTCTCGGCCGGCGGGCACCTGGTGGCGGCGATCAGCACCCATTTCGAGCGCCGGCTCTACCCCCCCGTCGACGCGGCGGACGCGCAGAGTTGCCGCCCGGATTTTGCCGTGGCGCTGTATCCGGGCCATCTGTGGATCGACGACGAGAAGTTCGAACTCAACCCGGACGTGCCGGTCAGCGAACGGACGCCACCGACCTTCCTGCTGCATGCCGAAGACGATCCCGTGGATGGCATCAACCAATCCCTGGTCTACTACATCGCCTTGAAGAACGCGGGCGTTCCGGTGGAGATGCATCTGTACCCGAACGGCGGCCATGCCTTCGGCCTGCGCCCGGGCAAATCGCCGATCACCCGCTGGCCGGCGCTGGTGGACACCTGGCTGCACACGATCGGGATGACGCCCCAGTAA
- a CDS encoding Lrp/AsnC family transcriptional regulator, giving the protein MKITASDERLLSLLREDARASTAQIARRLGLSRTTVQSRIERLEREGVICGYTVRTRDDFEQGHIRAHILITVLPKKMTSVVKALREIDEVRVLHSVSGSYDLIALGVVPGVNDMDVLTDRIGAVDGVERTTSSIILSTKFER; this is encoded by the coding sequence ATGAAGATCACCGCTTCCGACGAACGCCTGCTCTCGCTGCTGCGCGAGGACGCCCGCGCCTCCACCGCGCAGATCGCCCGCCGGCTGGGCCTGTCGCGCACCACCGTGCAGAGCCGGATCGAGCGGCTGGAGCGCGAGGGGGTGATCTGCGGCTACACCGTGCGCACCCGCGACGACTTCGAGCAGGGCCACATCCGCGCGCACATCCTGATCACCGTGCTGCCGAAGAAGATGACCTCGGTGGTCAAGGCGCTGCGCGAGATCGACGAGGTGCGCGTGCTGCATTCGGTCAGCGGCTCCTACGACCTGATCGCGCTGGGCGTGGTCCCGGGCGTCAACGACATGGACGTGCTGACCGACCGCATCGGCGCCGTGGACGGGGTGGAACGCACCACGTCGTCGATCATCCTGTCCACCAAGTTCGAGCGGTGA
- a CDS encoding glycoside hydrolase family 9 protein yields MNSMTSALRCLLLACLVVGGCASRSEEEAAMPPIRLNQVGYLPAASKLAVVPDGHGDAFAVEREDSGEVVLRGTLGAAATWAPAQQTVRIADFSALRTPGRYRLRVEGLPPSDGFAIGDDAYVAVTRAALKAYYFNRASTALPGEYAGRHARAEGHPDTQVLIHASAASPGRPAGSVISAPKGWYDAGDYNKYVVNSGITVYTLLAAYEQFPAYFAAHKEGIPESGDGVPDILREVDWNLQWMLAMQDPGDGGVYHKLTNLEFDGMQMPDQARKPRYVVQKSTAATLDFAAVMAQASRIYAPFDAHFGGGLSARMLQASRRAWAWAQAHPDAVYRQPADVHTGGYDDAKLDDEFAWAATELYLATGEDAFYDAAMARNVPASVPSWGSVGGLAWMSLAQHRAQLTAHADQARIAREIDTVATHLLQVWQESAWKVAMAPSDFHWGSNSTALNQAMLLVQAYQLQRKPEYLQAAQSQLDYVLGRNPLGLSFVTGIGARSPQHIHHRISIADGVATPVPGLLVGGPQPGQQDAKECKHAYASSLPALSYLDAECSYATNEVAINWNAPLVYVSAALQVLQR; encoded by the coding sequence ATGAACTCGATGACCTCCGCCCTGCGTTGCCTGCTCCTGGCCTGTCTCGTCGTCGGCGGCTGCGCCTCGCGCTCGGAGGAGGAAGCCGCCATGCCGCCGATCCGGCTCAACCAGGTCGGCTACCTGCCGGCCGCCAGCAAGCTCGCGGTGGTGCCCGATGGCCACGGCGATGCGTTCGCGGTCGAGCGCGAGGACTCGGGCGAGGTGGTGTTGCGCGGCACACTGGGCGCCGCGGCCACCTGGGCGCCGGCGCAGCAGACGGTGCGCATCGCCGACTTCTCCGCCTTGCGCACGCCGGGCCGCTATCGCCTGCGCGTGGAAGGCCTGCCGCCATCGGACGGCTTCGCCATCGGCGACGACGCCTATGTGGCGGTGACGCGCGCGGCGCTGAAGGCCTACTACTTCAACCGCGCCAGCACCGCGCTGCCCGGCGAGTACGCCGGTCGCCACGCGCGTGCGGAGGGGCACCCGGACACGCAGGTGTTGATCCATGCCTCGGCGGCCTCGCCCGGGCGTCCCGCCGGCAGCGTGATCTCCGCGCCGAAGGGCTGGTACGACGCCGGCGACTACAACAAGTACGTGGTCAATTCCGGCATCACCGTGTACACGTTGCTGGCCGCCTACGAGCAGTTTCCGGCCTATTTCGCCGCGCACAAGGAAGGCATTCCCGAGAGCGGCGACGGCGTGCCGGACATCCTGCGCGAGGTCGACTGGAACCTGCAGTGGATGCTGGCGATGCAGGATCCGGGCGATGGCGGCGTCTACCACAAGCTGACCAACCTGGAGTTCGACGGCATGCAGATGCCGGACCAGGCGCGCAAGCCGCGCTACGTGGTCCAGAAGAGCACCGCGGCCACGCTCGACTTCGCCGCGGTGATGGCCCAGGCCAGCCGCATCTACGCGCCGTTCGACGCGCACTTCGGCGGTGGCCTGTCCGCGCGCATGCTGCAGGCGTCGCGTCGCGCCTGGGCCTGGGCGCAGGCGCATCCGGACGCGGTCTACCGGCAGCCGGCGGACGTGCATACCGGCGGCTACGACGACGCCAAGCTCGACGACGAGTTCGCCTGGGCGGCGACCGAGCTGTACCTGGCGACCGGCGAGGATGCGTTCTACGACGCGGCGATGGCGCGCAACGTGCCGGCCAGCGTGCCGAGCTGGGGATCGGTCGGCGGACTGGCGTGGATGTCGCTGGCGCAGCACCGCGCGCAGCTCACGGCGCATGCGGACCAGGCGCGCATCGCGCGCGAGATCGACACGGTGGCCACGCATCTGCTGCAGGTCTGGCAGGAATCGGCATGGAAGGTGGCGATGGCGCCGTCCGACTTCCACTGGGGCAGCAACAGCACCGCGCTGAACCAGGCGATGCTGCTGGTGCAGGCGTATCAGCTGCAGCGCAAGCCCGAATATCTGCAGGCCGCGCAATCGCAGCTGGACTACGTGCTGGGGCGCAATCCGCTGGGCCTGTCCTTCGTCACCGGCATCGGCGCGCGTTCGCCGCAGCACATCCACCATCGCATCTCCATCGCCGATGGCGTGGCCACGCCGGTGCCTGGCCTGCTGGTCGGCGGCCCGCAGCCCGGTCAGCAGGACGCCAAGGAGTGCAAGCACGCCTACGCCTCGTCGCTGCCGGCGCTGTCCTACCTGGATGCCGAATGCAGCTACGCCACCAACGAAGTGGCGATCAACTGGAACGCGCCGCTGGTGTACGTGAGCGCGGCGCTGCAGGTCTTGCAGCGCTAA
- the rsmD gene encoding 16S rRNA (guanine(966)-N(2))-methyltransferase RsmD, with translation MSRPGAGQVRIIGGRWRNTRLPVPDLPGLRPSSDRVRETLFNWLQPALPGARVLDLFAGSGALGLEAVSRGAASACLVERDPALAAGLRASVARLQAQAQVQVVQDDALRWLDAAGAAAPADIAFVDPPFAAGLWDAVLQRLPARLSAGAWLYLESPAGHVPAPPPEWALYREGGSREVRAALYRRAAATLPGDLHAVSNA, from the coding sequence ATGAGCCGGCCCGGCGCGGGCCAGGTCCGCATCATCGGCGGGCGCTGGCGCAACACGCGCTTGCCGGTGCCGGACCTGCCGGGCCTGCGCCCGAGTTCGGACCGGGTCCGCGAGACCTTGTTCAACTGGTTGCAGCCGGCGCTGCCCGGCGCGCGCGTGCTGGACCTGTTCGCCGGCAGCGGCGCGCTGGGCCTGGAAGCGGTGTCGCGCGGCGCGGCCTCGGCCTGCCTGGTCGAGCGCGACCCGGCGCTGGCCGCCGGCCTGCGCGCCAGCGTCGCCAGGCTGCAGGCGCAGGCGCAGGTACAGGTGGTGCAGGACGACGCGCTGCGCTGGCTGGATGCGGCGGGCGCCGCCGCCCCGGCCGATATCGCCTTCGTCGACCCCCCCTTCGCCGCCGGGCTGTGGGACGCGGTGCTGCAGCGGCTGCCGGCGCGGCTCTCCGCCGGCGCCTGGCTGTACCTGGAATCCCCGGCCGGGCACGTGCCGGCGCCGCCGCCGGAGTGGGCGCTGTACCGCGAGGGCGGCAGCCGCGAGGTCCGTGCTGCCCTGTACCGGCGCGCCGCTGCTACACTTCCCGGCGACCTTCACGCGGTATCCAATGCATGA
- the coaD gene encoding pantetheine-phosphate adenylyltransferase produces MTVAHSRIAVYPGTFDPITNGHIDLVNRAAPLFEQVVVGVAQSPSKGPTLPLELRVDLAREALAGHRNVEVIGFDTLLAHFVRSVGGGVLLRGLRAVSDFEYEFQMASMNRHLIPEVETLFLTPAEQHSFISSSLVREIARLGGDVSGFVPPSVVQALVQARQAAAQR; encoded by the coding sequence ATGACCGTGGCCCATAGCCGCATCGCCGTCTACCCCGGGACCTTCGATCCGATCACCAACGGCCATATCGACCTGGTCAATCGCGCCGCGCCGCTGTTCGAGCAGGTGGTGGTGGGCGTGGCGCAGAGTCCGTCCAAGGGTCCGACGCTGCCGCTGGAACTGCGCGTGGACCTGGCCCGCGAGGCGCTGGCCGGGCACCGCAATGTGGAGGTGATCGGCTTCGACACGCTGCTGGCGCATTTCGTGCGCTCGGTTGGCGGCGGGGTGCTGCTGCGCGGCCTGCGCGCGGTGTCCGATTTCGAATACGAGTTCCAGATGGCGAGCATGAACCGGCATCTGATCCCGGAAGTGGAGACGCTGTTCCTCACCCCGGCCGAACAACACAGTTTCATTTCGTCGTCGCTGGTGCGCGAGATCGCGCGGCTGGGCGGGGACGTGTCCGGCTTCGTGCCGCCGTCGGTGGTGCAGGCGCTGGTCCAGGCCCGCCAGGCCGCGGCGCAGCGCTGA
- a CDS encoding aminotransferase class III-fold pyridoxal phosphate-dependent enzyme yields the protein MTVLGPLAPLRAHAGERLTTGLDDASIARLAASHPQLDAAIEAAAAEHARLRQEFADLLDLDEREQIRTLQAGFVNFYADDAVTPYVALAARGPWVVTLKGAVLYDAGGYGMLGFGHTPDAVLEAMARPQVMANVMTPSVSQLRFERALRAEIGHRRGGCPYAKFMCLNSGSEAAGLAARIADINAKLQTDPGARHAGAKIKRLVVKGSFHGRTDRPGLYSDSSRKAYLQHLASYRGEDSLIAIAPYDVDALRRAFAEAEQNGWFIEAVFLEPVMGEGDPGRALPPAFYAAARELTRAHGSVLLVDSIQAGLRAHGVLSVVDYPGFEQLEAPDMETYSKALNAAQYPLSVLAVTEHAAQLYRKGTYGNTMTSNPRALDVATATLAQLTPQVRANIRERGVEAVQKLEKLKAELGGLITQVQGTGLLFSCALAPQFKCYGAGSTEEWLRQHGVNVIHGGENSLRFTPHFGMDGEELDLLVGLIGRALREGPRLAQAAAA from the coding sequence ATGACCGTACTCGGCCCCCTCGCCCCGCTGCGCGCCCATGCCGGCGAACGCCTGACCACCGGCCTGGACGACGCCAGCATCGCGCGCCTGGCCGCCTCGCACCCGCAACTGGACGCGGCGATCGAGGCCGCCGCGGCCGAGCATGCGCGCCTGCGGCAGGAATTCGCCGACCTGCTCGACCTGGACGAGCGCGAGCAGATCCGCACGCTGCAGGCCGGTTTCGTCAATTTCTACGCCGACGACGCGGTGACACCGTACGTGGCGCTGGCCGCGCGCGGACCATGGGTGGTCACCCTGAAGGGCGCGGTGCTGTACGACGCCGGCGGCTACGGCATGCTCGGCTTCGGCCACACCCCGGACGCGGTGCTGGAGGCGATGGCGCGCCCGCAGGTAATGGCCAACGTGATGACCCCGAGCGTGTCGCAGCTGCGCTTCGAGCGCGCCCTACGCGCGGAGATCGGGCACCGCCGCGGCGGCTGTCCGTACGCGAAGTTCATGTGCCTCAACTCCGGCTCGGAGGCGGCCGGCCTGGCCGCGCGCATCGCCGATATCAACGCCAAGCTGCAGACCGACCCGGGCGCGCGCCATGCCGGCGCGAAGATCAAGCGCCTGGTGGTCAAGGGCAGCTTCCACGGCCGCACCGACCGTCCGGGCCTGTATTCCGATTCCAGCCGCAAGGCCTATCTGCAGCATCTGGCCAGCTACCGCGGCGAGGATTCGCTGATCGCGATCGCACCGTACGACGTGGACGCGCTGCGCCGCGCGTTCGCCGAGGCCGAGCAAAATGGCTGGTTCATCGAAGCGGTGTTCCTGGAACCGGTGATGGGCGAAGGCGATCCCGGTCGCGCCCTGCCGCCGGCGTTCTATGCCGCCGCGCGCGAACTCACCCGCGCCCACGGCAGCGTGCTGCTGGTCGACTCGATCCAGGCCGGCCTGCGCGCGCACGGCGTGCTGTCGGTGGTGGACTATCCCGGCTTCGAGCAACTCGAGGCGCCGGACATGGAGACCTATTCGAAGGCGCTCAACGCCGCGCAGTACCCGTTGTCGGTGCTGGCGGTGACCGAGCATGCGGCGCAGCTGTACCGCAAGGGCACCTACGGCAACACCATGACCAGCAACCCGCGCGCGCTGGACGTGGCCACCGCCACCCTGGCGCAGCTGACCCCGCAGGTGCGCGCCAACATCCGCGAGCGCGGCGTGGAGGCGGTGCAGAAGCTGGAGAAGCTCAAGGCCGAACTCGGCGGCCTGATCACCCAGGTGCAGGGCACCGGGCTACTGTTCTCCTGCGCGCTGGCGCCGCAGTTCAAGTGCTACGGCGCCGGCTCCACCGAGGAATGGCTGCGCCAGCATGGGGTCAACGTGATCCACGGCGGCGAGAACTCGCTGCGCTTCACCCCGCATTTCGGCATGGATGGCGAGGAACTGGACCTGCTGGTCGGCTTGATCGGGCGTGCCCTGCGCGAAGGTCCGCGGCTGGCCCAGGCCGCGGCCGCGTAA
- the ggt gene encoding gamma-glutamyltransferase, translated as MSILIRRVLLLALVLAPPAWAEAPPAAAPVAAHPPGAAVASGHRLATEAGLQVLREGGNAFDAAVAVSSTLSVVEPISSGLGGGGFFLLHDASTGKDVMLDAREVAPESATADKYLDAKGALDRDRSVNGPWSAGIPGLPAALVELATKHGRLPLRQSLAPAIRIAREGFPVYRRMAEGYQSRRKVMERYPGTREVYLRNGKPIAEGDLFKQPELANTLQLLADKGFDGFYRGATAKKLLAGVKQAGGHWTAEELASYTVKQRTPIRFDYKGWTLTTAPPPSSGGIALASILQILEGYDLKTMDPVHRTHLVVEAMRRAYRDRTFFLGDPDFTHVPQRILLSKDYAVGLRSTINPEKATPSDLLSGQPTPLEDDETTHFSIIDGEGNRVGATQTVNLLFGSGLIPKGTGVLLNDEMDDFALKPGTPNAFGVMGYEANAPKPGKRPLSSMTPTFMENADKTIVLGTPGGSRIITMVLLGILGYDDGLGAQQVAALPRYHHQWLPDVIEAETGAFDAATAKGLQAMGHTLELPGDSAEGGRGSSHVWGNLQTVEWDKRRNVLSGGSDPRNEVGSAEVLLTAPAR; from the coding sequence ATGAGCATCCTCATCCGCCGCGTGCTTCTGCTCGCCCTGGTCCTGGCGCCGCCCGCATGGGCCGAGGCGCCGCCTGCCGCCGCGCCCGTCGCCGCGCATCCGCCCGGCGCCGCCGTCGCCAGCGGCCACCGCCTGGCCACCGAGGCCGGCCTGCAGGTCCTGCGCGAGGGCGGCAATGCGTTCGACGCCGCGGTGGCGGTGTCCTCGACGCTGTCGGTGGTCGAACCGATCAGTTCCGGCCTGGGCGGCGGCGGCTTCTTCCTGCTGCACGATGCCAGCACCGGCAAGGACGTGATGCTGGATGCGCGCGAGGTGGCGCCGGAATCGGCCACCGCGGACAAGTACCTGGACGCCAAGGGCGCGCTGGACCGCGACCGTTCGGTCAACGGCCCCTGGTCGGCCGGCATTCCCGGCCTGCCGGCCGCGCTGGTGGAACTGGCGACCAAGCACGGCCGGCTGCCGCTGCGCCAATCCTTGGCGCCGGCGATCCGCATCGCCCGCGAGGGTTTCCCGGTCTACCGGCGCATGGCCGAGGGGTATCAGTCGCGACGCAAGGTGATGGAGCGCTATCCCGGTACCCGCGAGGTGTATCTGCGCAACGGCAAGCCGATCGCCGAAGGCGACCTGTTCAAGCAGCCGGAACTGGCGAACACGCTGCAACTGCTGGCCGACAAGGGCTTCGACGGCTTCTACCGTGGCGCCACCGCCAAGAAGCTGCTGGCGGGCGTGAAGCAGGCCGGCGGGCACTGGACCGCCGAGGAATTGGCCAGCTACACGGTCAAGCAGCGCACCCCGATCCGGTTCGACTACAAGGGCTGGACCCTCACCACCGCGCCGCCGCCGTCCTCCGGCGGCATCGCCCTGGCCAGCATTCTGCAGATCCTGGAAGGCTACGATCTGAAGACGATGGACCCGGTGCACCGCACCCACCTGGTGGTGGAGGCGATGCGCCGCGCCTACCGCGACCGCACCTTCTTCCTCGGCGATCCGGATTTCACCCACGTGCCGCAGCGGATCCTGCTGAGCAAGGACTACGCGGTGGGCCTGCGCTCGACCATCAATCCGGAGAAGGCCACGCCCAGCGACCTGCTGTCGGGCCAGCCGACCCCGCTGGAAGACGACGAGACCACGCACTTCTCGATCATCGACGGCGAGGGCAACCGCGTCGGCGCCACGCAGACGGTGAACCTGCTGTTCGGCTCCGGGCTGATCCCCAAGGGCACCGGCGTGCTGCTCAACGACGAGATGGACGACTTCGCGCTCAAGCCCGGCACGCCCAACGCGTTCGGGGTGATGGGCTACGAAGCCAACGCGCCCAAGCCGGGCAAGCGCCCGCTCAGCTCGATGACGCCGACCTTCATGGAGAACGCCGACAAGACCATCGTGCTCGGCACGCCGGGCGGCAGCCGCATCATCACCATGGTGTTGCTGGGCATCCTCGGCTACGACGACGGCCTGGGCGCGCAGCAGGTCGCCGCGCTGCCGCGCTACCACCACCAGTGGCTGCCGGACGTGATCGAGGCCGAGACCGGCGCCTTCGACGCGGCCACCGCCAAGGGCCTGCAGGCGATGGGGCATACGCTCGAACTGCCGGGCGACAGCGCCGAGGGCGGGCGGGGTTCCAGCCACGTGTGGGGCAACCTGCAGACGGTGGAATGGGACAAGCGCCGCAACGTGCTCAGCGGCGGCAGCGATCCGCGCAACGAGGTCGGCAGCGCCGAAGTGCTGCTGACCGCGCCGGCGCGGTGA